From Rutidosis leptorrhynchoides isolate AG116_Rl617_1_P2 chromosome 3, CSIRO_AGI_Rlap_v1, whole genome shotgun sequence, a single genomic window includes:
- the LOC139900841 gene encoding uncharacterized protein: MRLMGFGSKWVKWIHSTAPNSVLVNGSPTKEFNLEKGVRQGDPLSPFPFIFANEGLSLLVKNAASEGLFEDISVGTENIPITHLPKILGLQINISKSCLYGVGISGTELKRVAEKIRCKDGNLPFDYLGLTDFGGLDIVSLNAKNVTLICKWWWRFLNENDALWIKIVKNIYVRDRGLGIISNNRCNFRGSFEKMIGTGTDTKFWTENWIGSQCFKDIFQRLYMLEMEQNCNVCDRVQRDETGLRITWNWVRNPSGRTMDELAVMVEQITRHAKFSSG, encoded by the exons ATGCGGTTAATGGGTTTCGGGTCAAAATGGGTTAAATGGATTCACTCGACGGCTCCTAATTCGGTGCTCGTAAATGGTTCACCAACTAAGGAATTTAACTTAGAAAAGGGGGTACGACAGGGTGATCCACTATCTCCATTTCCTTTTATTTTCGCAAATGAAGGGTTGAGTTTACTTGTTAAGAACGCGGCTTCAGAAGGTCTGTTTGAGGATATTTCTGTAGGTACGGAAAATATCCCTATTACACATCTTCCA AAGATTTTAGGTTTGCAAATCAATATTTCAAAGAGCTGTTTATATGGTGTCGGGATTTCGGGTACAGAATTGAAAAGAGTGGCTGAAAAAATCAGGTGTAAAGACGGTAATTTACCATTTGATTATCTTGGTCTCACG GATTTTGGCGGGCTTGATATTGTGTCTCTAAATGCAAAAAATGTGACACTTATTtgcaaatggtggtggcgttttcttAATGAGAATGACGCCCTTTGGATCAAAATTGTCAAAAACATTTATGTACGGGACAGAGGGTTGGGAATTATCTCAAATAATCGGTGTAATTTTCGAG GTTCGTTTGAGAAGATGATCGGTACGGGCACAGATACTAAATTCTGGACGGAAAATTGGATCGGTTCTCAATGTTTCAAGGATATATTTCAAAGACTTTACATGTTAGAAATGGAGCAAAATTGTAATGTTTGTGATCGGGTTCAACGGGACGAAACGGGTTTAAGAATTACATGGAATTGGGTCAGAAATCCAAGTGGCAGAACTATGGATGAATTGGCTGTTATGGTCGAGCAGATTACAAGGCATGCGAAATTCAGCAGCGGGTAA
- the LOC139900842 gene encoding uncharacterized protein, with protein sequence MSTLIDKNILGEFVGHGQTMIDKLIPKSIGIFVWQVIRGRLSVRLELDKRGVDLDSVRCSVSDNALESIEHILLGCTFPNEVWSRVCHWWCRNTLFILTDFPTTFSLDNGNNLMIQGNMVWQAVRWITGYQIWKNRNEKVFKNISKYSVEIFVIE encoded by the coding sequence ATGTCGACTTTAattgataaaaatattttgggTGAGTTTGTCGGTCATGGACAAACCATGATTGATAAGCTCATCCCAAAATCTATAGGTATCTTTGTTTGGCAAGTTATTCGGGGTAGGCTATCGGTCCGTCTTGAGCTCGACAAAAGAGGTGTTGATCTCGATTCGGTTCGGTGCTCGGTTAGTGACAACGCTTTAGAATCTATTGAACATATCTTACTTGGGTGCACTTTTCCGAATGAAGTTTGGTCTCGGGTGTGTCATTGGTGGTGCCGAAATACTCTTTTTATCCTCACTGATTTTCCTACAACTTTTAGCTTAGACAACGGGAATAACTTGATGATCCAGGGGAATATGGTATGGCAAGCGGTTAGGTGGATTACCGGGTATCAAATCTGGAAAAATAGAAACGAGAAAGTTTTCAAGAACATATCCAAATATAGTGTGGAAATCTTTGTTATAGAATGA